A section of the Hirschia baltica ATCC 49814 genome encodes:
- a CDS encoding 2'-deoxycytidine 5'-triphosphate deaminase, with protein sequence MTGRKIEKTPIGVLPDTQIQSLCDSEVISSVDGLANDQVQPASIDLRLGKTAYRMRASFLPGLGKKVSDYFNDDLVMHELDLTKGTVLETGCVYLVPLKEVLNLPEGLSGAANPKSSTGRIDVFVRMITDGSDRFDAARAGYSGPLYVEISPRTFSILAREGDRLLQLRLRNGEQKTIRDEIFSIDLKPGNDDIAGYRAKRHSRVLDLKNINGHKIEDFWEPVRPYNGALVLDPGEFYILASKEKVVIPVDEAAEMAPIAPEFGEFRAHYAGFFDPGFGVEGLEGKAVLEVRSREVPFILTDGQPMGRLVFEPMVANPKVPYGAAGSFSNYQGQGLKLSKHFGMK encoded by the coding sequence ATGACCGGACGCAAAATTGAAAAAACTCCCATTGGAGTGCTACCAGATACCCAAATTCAGTCATTGTGTGACTCTGAAGTTATTTCTTCGGTAGATGGACTTGCAAATGATCAAGTTCAACCCGCTTCCATAGATTTACGGTTAGGGAAAACAGCTTATCGAATGCGCGCCAGTTTTTTGCCTGGGCTGGGTAAAAAAGTAAGTGATTATTTCAATGATGATCTGGTGATGCATGAGCTGGACCTCACGAAAGGCACAGTGCTTGAAACAGGGTGTGTTTATCTTGTGCCATTGAAGGAAGTTCTCAATCTTCCTGAAGGTTTATCCGGCGCGGCAAACCCTAAAAGTTCAACTGGTCGTATCGATGTGTTTGTTCGCATGATTACCGATGGTTCTGATAGGTTTGATGCAGCACGAGCAGGTTATTCTGGTCCTCTTTATGTTGAGATTTCACCACGTACATTCTCTATTCTTGCGCGAGAAGGCGATCGCTTGCTCCAGCTTCGTTTAAGAAATGGCGAGCAGAAAACCATTCGTGATGAAATTTTCTCTATAGATCTAAAACCGGGCAATGATGATATTGCCGGTTATCGTGCCAAGCGGCATTCTCGCGTCCTCGATCTAAAAAATATAAACGGACACAAAATCGAAGATTTTTGGGAGCCTGTGCGTCCCTATAATGGCGCTCTCGTGCTTGATCCGGGAGAGTTTTATATTCTTGCCTCCAAAGAAAAAGTTGTCATCCCGGTAGATGAAGCAGCAGAGATGGCACCCATTGCGCCCGAATTTGGTGAGTTTCGCGCCCATTATGCTGGTTTCTTTGATCCAGGTTTTGGGGTGGAGGGATTAGAAGGCAAAGCTGTGCTTGAAGTTCGTTCACGCGAAGTGCCATTCATCCTGACAGATGGCCAGCCAATGGGGCGTTTGGTCTTTGAACCAATGGTCGCAAATCCAAAAGTACCTTATGGGGCTGCGGGATCATTCTCAAACTATCAAGGGCAGGGTCTCAAGCTCTCAAAACATTTCGGAATGAAATAG
- a CDS encoding helix-turn-helix transcriptional regulator gives MKNHIKVFRAHRKISQAALADLLDVSRQSINAIETGKYDPSLPLAFKIARLFEVPIEEIFEYEADQQLADTK, from the coding sequence ATGAAAAACCATATCAAGGTTTTCAGGGCACATCGAAAAATTAGTCAGGCGGCTCTTGCAGACTTACTAGATGTGTCGCGTCAGTCTATCAATGCCATCGAAACGGGCAAATATGACCCATCTTTACCTCTCGCATTCAAAATCGCGCGTCTTTTCGAAGTACCAATTGAAGAAATATTTGAATACGAAGCAGATCAACAATTGGCCGACACTAAATAG
- a CDS encoding radical SAM protein: MEQALYSLKKFDDPRVTAKGETRAIVPFSGIKTLWFNTGTLCNIECANCYIESSPTNDRLVYLTLADILPFFDELESENECGVEIGFTGGEPFMAPQIIDMLEESLVRGHSVLVLTNAMHPMMRPRIQAGLINLKERFGNQLTLRVSLDHFTSEYHDKERGIGSFETAMMGLRWLSEHGFQITIAGRALYNECEPAARKGYAELFDIEGFSINASDPKSLVLFPEMTPNSDPPEITTACWGILNKDPKDIMCASQRMIVKRKGQTHTTALPCTLLPYDTRFDMGQTLQEARKPVPLNHTYCATFCVLGGGSCSA, encoded by the coding sequence ATGGAACAAGCGCTCTATTCTTTGAAAAAGTTCGACGATCCCCGTGTCACAGCGAAGGGTGAAACGCGGGCAATTGTGCCTTTTTCTGGCATTAAAACACTGTGGTTCAACACAGGTACGCTTTGTAATATTGAATGCGCGAATTGCTACATTGAAAGTTCACCCACCAATGATCGACTCGTCTATCTTACGCTTGCAGATATCCTTCCCTTTTTTGATGAATTGGAAAGCGAGAATGAGTGCGGCGTTGAGATAGGTTTTACTGGCGGCGAACCTTTCATGGCCCCGCAAATTATTGATATGCTAGAAGAATCTTTGGTTCGTGGGCACTCAGTTTTGGTTTTGACCAATGCCATGCATCCCATGATGCGCCCCCGCATTCAGGCCGGACTTATCAACCTAAAAGAACGCTTTGGAAACCAGCTCACATTGCGTGTCAGCCTCGACCATTTTACCTCAGAATATCACGATAAAGAACGCGGTATAGGCAGTTTTGAAACCGCGATGATGGGATTGCGGTGGCTATCAGAGCATGGCTTTCAAATCACGATAGCAGGGCGTGCTTTGTATAATGAGTGTGAACCCGCAGCGCGAAAAGGCTATGCGGAATTGTTTGATATTGAAGGATTTTCTATCAATGCCAGCGACCCGAAATCGCTGGTATTGTTCCCAGAAATGACGCCTAATTCTGACCCTCCAGAAATTACAACAGCATGCTGGGGCATTTTAAATAAAGACCCCAAAGACATTATGTGCGCCAGTCAGCGAATGATCGTCAAACGTAAAGGGCAGACGCATACAACCGCATTGCCCTGCACATTGCTGCCCTATGATACGCGCTTTGATATGGGCCAAACACTTCAAGAGGCCCGCAAACCTGTGCCACTAAACCACACATATTGTGCGACTTTCTGTGTGCTGGGTGGCGGGTCTTGTTCAGCCTAG
- a CDS encoding MarR family winged helix-turn-helix transcriptional regulator translates to MDLSQTAQMLEATARAIYKERGPNAMHPGQWSVLRFLAGADEKASDLNGVAKYLGVTAGPASRALAALEEKGLVIGEVRLDDRRKRRMRLSKSGIAALENDPIKRVETILKDLPQDQQTVFEATLKHLHTKLIED, encoded by the coding sequence ATGGACCTCTCGCAAACGGCTCAAATGCTAGAAGCAACAGCGCGTGCGATCTATAAAGAACGCGGCCCAAATGCCATGCATCCCGGTCAATGGTCTGTGCTGCGTTTTCTCGCTGGTGCAGATGAAAAAGCAAGTGATTTAAACGGTGTGGCTAAGTATTTAGGTGTCACAGCAGGACCAGCCTCAAGAGCTTTAGCAGCCTTGGAAGAGAAAGGGTTAGTGATTGGCGAGGTGAGATTAGATGACCGCCGCAAACGTCGTATGCGGCTTTCTAAATCCGGCATAGCGGCACTAGAAAATGACCCGATCAAACGCGTGGAAACAATACTGAAAGACTTGCCGCAAGACCAGCAGACTGTGTTTGAAGCAACGCTCAAGCATCTTCATACAAAACTAATTGAGGACTGA
- a CDS encoding SPOR domain-containing protein: MSVFKKSTLICAGFAALSFSVMNAASAQSLPVPMPIEEQRELEDARLRQKTDEEYAGRTLTFTQGVPLGRSSVASSQINPISRSNTPQLQTLPSNASGYTIKAGSFQSFENAQKLHAKLYAIGSSKIIPRRANGKDFYGVYLGPWATEAEAFQAFTLAMDAGMQDGQILDPQ, translated from the coding sequence ATGTCCGTTTTCAAAAAATCCACTCTGATTTGCGCTGGTTTTGCAGCCCTCTCATTTAGCGTGATGAATGCCGCTTCCGCCCAATCTCTGCCTGTTCCTATGCCAATTGAAGAGCAAAGAGAGCTGGAAGATGCACGCCTACGTCAAAAAACAGATGAAGAATATGCAGGGCGCACACTGACCTTCACACAAGGTGTTCCCCTGGGTCGAAGCTCAGTTGCCTCCAGCCAAATCAACCCAATTTCGCGATCCAACACGCCCCAATTGCAGACCTTGCCATCCAATGCATCAGGTTACACGATTAAAGCAGGCTCATTTCAATCTTTTGAAAACGCTCAAAAATTACATGCCAAACTATACGCGATCGGGTCTTCTAAAATTATTCCGCGCCGTGCCAATGGCAAGGATTTTTACGGTGTCTATCTTGGCCCATGGGCCACAGAAGCTGAGGCATTTCAAGCCTTTACGCTAGCAATGGATGCCGGCATGCAGGACGGTCAAATCCTAGATCCGCAATAG
- a CDS encoding GAF domain-containing protein produces MSHAPMQYSADKATKYDEVCAEILSVVSGETSVTARYATAACLLAQAFAPVFFWTGFYVVDPLKKNELVVGPYQGTLGCLRIPFGRGVCGAAAAKRETQVVEDVHAFPGHIACDSRSNSEIVVPVLNADGSLAAVLDVDSEQHASFDDIDKEKLEVLCAKLLVI; encoded by the coding sequence ATGTCTCATGCGCCAATGCAATATTCAGCCGATAAAGCCACCAAATATGATGAGGTGTGCGCTGAGATTTTGTCCGTAGTCTCCGGTGAGACGAGTGTGACAGCACGTTATGCAACGGCAGCATGTCTGCTTGCGCAGGCTTTTGCACCGGTGTTTTTCTGGACTGGCTTTTATGTTGTTGATCCGCTTAAAAAAAATGAACTAGTCGTTGGCCCGTATCAAGGCACACTTGGCTGTTTGCGCATTCCATTTGGGCGGGGTGTTTGCGGGGCAGCAGCCGCAAAGCGCGAGACGCAAGTGGTTGAAGATGTGCACGCATTTCCCGGACACATTGCCTGTGATAGCCGCTCAAATTCAGAGATCGTGGTGCCTGTGTTGAATGCAGATGGCAGCTTGGCGGCGGTGCTGGATGTTGATTCAGAACAGCACGCTTCTTTTGATGACATAGACAAAGAAAAGCTTGAAGTATTATGCGCGAAGCTGTTGGTGATTTAA
- a CDS encoding YqiA/YcfP family alpha/beta fold hydrolase gives MDQSAKLNDEAGQTLLDASHYRISYFDRGSDQLVITFNSMGQILEDDFGRHFFKSINISQINVACSHKDFFQSLSRESFLQAVSSVIAQHSDIVFYGTSLGGYAAIYFGSLLNARILAIAPRLPIHNYMEGLRSYHPDIELLHTDLNQVNSMQNSVLVVFDPEDEADSKFVSYFLTGRKNTRLITLNGAGHFILKQLNAINMLGPCIEGFIRSGDFGEDAIDVSAFTQPRRAKAEAALNHGDLAAARIEIEYLIKIRTGHDPFMTPWGLVKQYVELCDEIDIELPHILPTEHATLSRRMGQPSTPQKMMEAIIKHNYLTCQYQACLSLAELARVRYPESQIARTYVDKARIVIGKIGPN, from the coding sequence ATGGATCAATCTGCAAAGCTGAATGATGAAGCAGGACAGACTTTATTGGATGCTTCTCACTATAGGATCTCTTATTTTGACAGAGGATCTGATCAACTCGTCATTACCTTCAATTCGATGGGGCAGATATTAGAGGATGATTTTGGCAGGCATTTTTTTAAGTCGATAAATATTAGCCAGATAAATGTTGCTTGCTCACACAAGGATTTCTTTCAAAGCTTATCACGAGAAAGCTTTTTGCAGGCCGTGAGTTCGGTTATTGCGCAGCACTCAGATATTGTATTTTATGGAACGAGTTTGGGTGGGTATGCTGCCATTTACTTTGGAAGCTTACTCAATGCACGCATATTAGCGATAGCGCCGCGTTTGCCTATCCATAACTATATGGAAGGGCTGCGTTCTTACCATCCCGATATTGAACTTCTGCATACAGACCTTAATCAAGTAAATAGTATGCAAAATAGCGTGCTTGTTGTGTTTGATCCTGAAGATGAAGCAGACTCTAAATTTGTGTCTTATTTTCTGACGGGGCGAAAGAATACCAGATTGATCACGCTAAATGGGGCTGGTCATTTTATTCTCAAACAGCTTAACGCTATCAATATGCTGGGGCCTTGTATTGAGGGGTTTATAAGGTCGGGAGATTTTGGGGAGGATGCGATTGATGTCAGCGCGTTTACACAGCCTCGACGCGCTAAGGCGGAGGCTGCTTTAAATCATGGCGATTTAGCTGCTGCGCGCATTGAGATTGAATATCTTATAAAAATCAGGACCGGACATGACCCGTTTATGACACCATGGGGATTGGTAAAACAATATGTTGAGCTGTGCGATGAGATTGATATTGAGTTGCCGCACATATTGCCGACTGAACATGCTACTTTATCGCGCCGCATGGGGCAGCCTTCAACCCCGCAAAAAATGATGGAAGCGATTATCAAGCATAATTATCTAACATGCCAATATCAGGCGTGTTTGTCGCTCGCAGAGTTGGCGCGTGTTCGTTACCCTGAAAGTCAAATTGCTCGAACTTATGTTGATAAAGCAAGGATTGTGATTGGTAAAATTGGGCCAAATTAA
- a CDS encoding S9 family peptidase, with protein sequence MLKQVSLLALSLGLASACASLPASNQTTSPIDAPTNSAIDGTPTSAEAKTQMKLLTPERIAGSPSLTGPSPSSVKYSPDGSKLTFLQAREDDRQRQDLWAYDVSTGQATMLVDSQLLEPEGFELSEEEKALRERKRIAGTTGIVSYDWDKRGEQILIPIGGDLYVVKLTGATPEVQQLTATEAFEYNAEISPSGNTVSFIRDGALYAINLASGKESQISPDADPDNAISYGVSEFVAQEEMSRYVGTWWSPDDKHIVYTRVDESTVDIIPRFDIAANDVTVINQRYPRTGRPNAIVDVFVKNTQTGDVVQVALDASPDTYLVRVNWAGNNSLFIQRVNRDQTRLEMLQVDLKTGSVREAYVEEQPNWINLSKDFNALENGGFIWTTEESGYRHITLHNADGSKAHQVTSGEWVVKSIEAVDEANGYVYFSANKDTPIETGLYRTSYKKANSPIERITELGGLWSINMAADAQTYVGTFQSPTTPPQTALYKADGSRIAWVEENALDETHPYFEYLDAHVTPEFGTITAEDGQILHYSITKPHDFDATKTYPAIVEVYGGPHVQRVNKQWLLSDVMSAQKGYVVFRLDNRGTFNRGKKFEDVIYRLTGEIEVRDQLQGVEYLKSLSFIDSSRIGLNGWSYGGYMALMTTLKAPEGTFAASVSGAPVTDWALYDTFYTERYMDTPQDNPDGYEQSSVFPHLKNLNSPMLMIHGMADDNVTFDNSTRVYAELQKLKKPFEMMTYPGQRHGVRDTDMSIHLMNTRYAFLDRYLKPSE encoded by the coding sequence ATGCTGAAACAAGTTTCTCTTCTCGCGCTTAGTCTCGGGCTAGCAAGCGCCTGTGCATCTCTTCCCGCAAGCAACCAAACAACTTCACCAATTGATGCGCCAACAAATAGCGCTATTGATGGGACACCCACATCAGCAGAAGCTAAAACTCAAATGAAACTTTTGACGCCTGAACGTATTGCCGGTTCCCCTTCTTTGACTGGCCCTTCTCCCAGCTCCGTAAAATATTCGCCCGATGGCTCAAAACTCACATTCTTACAAGCGCGCGAAGATGATCGCCAACGCCAAGACCTTTGGGCCTATGATGTCTCCACCGGCCAAGCGACCATGCTGGTCGATTCCCAATTGCTAGAACCAGAAGGCTTTGAACTTTCCGAAGAAGAAAAAGCCCTGCGCGAACGCAAACGCATCGCCGGAACCACGGGTATTGTATCCTATGATTGGGATAAACGCGGCGAACAAATTCTTATCCCAATTGGCGGCGACCTCTATGTTGTTAAACTCACGGGTGCCACACCAGAAGTTCAACAACTCACAGCCACAGAAGCCTTTGAATACAACGCAGAAATCTCTCCATCGGGAAACACCGTCTCCTTTATCCGTGATGGCGCACTCTATGCAATCAACCTCGCCAGCGGCAAGGAAAGCCAAATCTCTCCAGATGCAGATCCAGACAATGCTATCTCTTATGGTGTTTCTGAGTTTGTCGCCCAGGAAGAAATGAGCCGCTATGTCGGCACGTGGTGGTCACCTGATGACAAACACATTGTCTACACACGCGTTGATGAAAGCACTGTGGATATAATCCCGCGTTTTGATATCGCAGCCAATGATGTGACAGTCATCAACCAACGCTATCCGCGTACAGGTCGCCCAAACGCAATCGTTGATGTGTTTGTCAAAAACACACAAACAGGAGACGTTGTTCAGGTCGCGCTTGATGCATCACCCGACACCTATCTTGTGCGCGTCAATTGGGCAGGCAATAATTCTCTCTTCATTCAGCGCGTCAACCGCGACCAAACTCGCCTTGAAATGCTGCAAGTTGATCTTAAAACCGGCAGCGTGCGCGAAGCCTATGTTGAAGAACAGCCAAACTGGATCAATTTATCAAAAGACTTCAACGCGCTTGAAAATGGTGGTTTCATCTGGACCACAGAAGAAAGTGGTTACCGCCATATCACGCTTCACAATGCAGATGGCTCAAAAGCGCATCAAGTCACAAGCGGTGAATGGGTGGTCAAATCCATCGAAGCTGTGGATGAAGCAAATGGCTATGTGTATTTCTCTGCCAATAAAGATACCCCGATTGAAACCGGCCTTTACCGCACCTCTTATAAAAAAGCCAACAGCCCAATTGAACGCATCACAGAACTTGGTGGTTTGTGGTCAATCAACATGGCGGCAGATGCACAAACTTATGTTGGAACTTTCCAATCTCCAACAACACCGCCGCAAACTGCTTTGTATAAAGCGGACGGATCTCGCATCGCATGGGTAGAAGAAAACGCCCTTGATGAAACTCACCCCTATTTTGAATATCTAGACGCACATGTCACACCAGAGTTCGGCACTATTACCGCAGAAGATGGACAGATTTTGCACTATTCCATCACAAAACCTCATGATTTTGACGCCACTAAAACATACCCAGCCATCGTCGAAGTGTATGGTGGGCCGCATGTTCAGCGTGTAAATAAGCAATGGCTACTCTCTGATGTGATGAGCGCACAAAAGGGATATGTCGTCTTCCGATTGGACAATCGCGGCACATTCAATCGCGGCAAAAAGTTTGAAGATGTCATCTACCGCCTGACAGGTGAAATCGAAGTGCGCGACCAGCTTCAAGGTGTAGAATATCTTAAATCCTTATCCTTCATCGATAGCTCTCGCATTGGCCTGAATGGTTGGTCATATGGCGGCTATATGGCCCTAATGACCACGCTAAAAGCACCCGAAGGCACATTCGCGGCATCGGTTTCTGGCGCGCCAGTCACAGACTGGGCTCTGTATGATACATTCTACACAGAACGCTATATGGATACCCCTCAAGACAACCCAGACGGCTATGAACAATCCTCAGTTTTCCCACACCTGAAAAACCTCAACTCTCCCATGCTGATGATACACGGCATGGCAGATGATAATGTCACATTCGACAACTCAACCCGCGTTTATGCAGAACTTCAAAAGCTAAAAAAACCTTTTGAAATGATGACTTACCCCGGCCAACGCCACGGTGTCCGCGATACAGATATGAGCATCCATTTGATGAATACTCGCTATGCTTTCTTGGACCGATATTTGAAACCGAGTGAGTAA
- a CDS encoding thioredoxin domain-containing protein, with amino-acid sequence MKLLKKYGFAVVMVLAICGFAAFNGMGFLSKTASESEYVYDGEPEIIAATFSSAWCSACKILEPKLAQVAPEFANKPVKFVKLDFSLGQGSGPAEIAAENNFSSVYEKYKGGTGFTLLLDADSGEIVDQLTVKLSADEMKQVLKNSIQQVS; translated from the coding sequence ATGAAACTGCTTAAAAAATACGGCTTCGCTGTTGTGATGGTGTTAGCAATCTGTGGGTTTGCTGCGTTCAACGGCATGGGTTTTTTGAGTAAAACTGCCTCTGAATCTGAATATGTCTATGATGGCGAGCCTGAAATTATTGCCGCAACTTTCTCATCTGCTTGGTGTTCTGCTTGTAAGATTTTGGAACCAAAACTGGCGCAAGTGGCACCAGAATTTGCAAACAAACCTGTGAAATTTGTGAAGCTGGATTTTAGCTTGGGCCAAGGCAGCGGGCCGGCTGAAATTGCAGCAGAGAATAACTTCTCTTCTGTTTATGAAAAATATAAAGGCGGAACGGGTTTCACGCTTCTGCTTGATGCTGATTCCGGCGAGATTGTAGATCAGCTGACAGTGAAACTATCTGCTGATGAAATGAAGCAGGTTTTGAAAAATTCCATTCAACAGGTTTCTTAA
- the ettA gene encoding energy-dependent translational throttle protein EttA, translating to MAIKYVYQLQGLSKTYPGGKKVFENIHLSFLPDAKIGVVGSNGAGKSTLMRIMAGVDKEYGGEARAADGAKIGYLPQEPQLSHGDTVWENVIVGCPEKEAFDKFNEISMKMAEEYSDELMEEMTALQEQVDQMDAWDIDSKIEMAMNALCCPPRDALVAPLSGGEKRRVAICQLLLSKPDMLLMDEPTNHLDATTVDWLQNYLMNFPGCVILVTHDRYFLDQITTWMLELDRGQGVPYEGNYSAWIEQKAKRMEQEAREEAGRKRTLNKELEWVRSSPKARQAKSKARMSAYNEKAQAAEKEKVTTAQIRIPPGERLGNVVVEAEGLHKGYGDRLLIKDLSFRLPPGGIVGVIGPNGAGKTTLFKMITGKEVPDEGTFKVGDTVQMGYIDQSRDSLNDDNNVWQEISDGLDYIDIGGVEMSSRAYVSAFNFRKTDQSKIVGKLSGGERNRVHLAKMLKEGGNLLLLDEPTNDLDVETLQALEAGLDDFPGCAVIISHDRWFLDRMCTHILAFEGNSHVEWFEGDFSSYLEDKKKRLGEEGATPKRPTFQKFSRD from the coding sequence ATGGCTATTAAATACGTTTACCAGCTTCAAGGTTTGTCCAAGACTTATCCGGGCGGCAAAAAAGTATTTGAAAACATTCACCTATCATTTCTACCAGATGCGAAAATTGGTGTTGTGGGTTCCAACGGTGCGGGTAAATCGACACTTATGCGCATTATGGCGGGTGTAGATAAAGAATATGGCGGGGAAGCACGCGCAGCTGATGGCGCGAAAATCGGCTACCTTCCACAGGAGCCACAGCTTAGTCATGGTGACACTGTTTGGGAAAACGTGATTGTTGGCTGTCCTGAAAAAGAAGCTTTCGACAAGTTCAACGAAATCTCCATGAAAATGGCTGAGGAATACTCAGACGAGTTGATGGAAGAAATGACGGCTCTGCAAGAGCAAGTGGACCAGATGGATGCTTGGGATATCGATTCCAAGATCGAAATGGCGATGAATGCGCTTTGTTGTCCGCCGCGCGATGCATTGGTTGCGCCGCTATCTGGGGGTGAGAAACGCCGTGTCGCCATTTGTCAGCTACTATTGTCTAAGCCAGACATGCTATTGATGGATGAGCCGACCAACCACCTTGATGCGACGACTGTTGATTGGCTGCAAAACTATCTGATGAATTTCCCGGGCTGTGTGATCCTCGTCACGCACGACCGTTATTTCCTTGACCAAATCACCACATGGATGCTGGAGCTGGATCGCGGTCAGGGTGTTCCATATGAAGGCAATTACTCTGCGTGGATTGAGCAAAAAGCCAAACGTATGGAGCAAGAAGCACGCGAAGAAGCTGGCCGTAAACGCACGCTAAACAAAGAGCTTGAATGGGTACGTTCATCGCCTAAAGCGCGTCAGGCGAAATCAAAAGCGCGTATGTCTGCATATAATGAAAAAGCACAAGCAGCTGAAAAAGAAAAAGTCACAACAGCGCAAATCCGCATTCCGCCCGGCGAGCGTCTTGGGAATGTGGTTGTGGAAGCTGAAGGCTTGCACAAAGGTTATGGCGACCGCCTGCTGATCAAAGATCTAAGCTTCCGTCTGCCTCCGGGTGGTATTGTGGGTGTGATCGGTCCAAACGGTGCGGGTAAAACTACATTGTTCAAAATGATCACAGGTAAAGAAGTTCCAGATGAGGGGACATTCAAGGTCGGTGATACTGTGCAGATGGGTTATATCGACCAATCTCGTGACAGTTTGAATGACGACAATAATGTTTGGCAGGAAATTTCTGACGGACTGGATTATATCGACATTGGCGGTGTGGAAATGTCCTCACGTGCTTATGTGTCTGCATTCAACTTCCGCAAGACGGACCAGTCTAAAATCGTGGGTAAGCTGTCAGGTGGTGAGCGTAACCGTGTGCACCTTGCCAAAATGCTTAAAGAAGGTGGAAACCTGCTTCTCCTCGATGAGCCGACAAACGACCTTGATGTGGAAACACTACAAGCACTGGAAGCGGGTCTGGATGACTTCCCGGGCTGTGCTGTTATCATCTCGCACGATCGCTGGTTCCTTGACCGTATGTGTACCCACATTCTTGCGTTTGAAGGCAATAGCCATGTGGAATGGTTTGAGGGTGATTTCTCATCCTACCTTGAAGACAAGAAGAAACGTTTGGGTGAAGAAGGGGCTACTCCAAAGCGTCCTACTTTCCAAAAATTCTCTCGCGATTAG
- a CDS encoding aldose 1-epimerase family protein, with protein MSERIKIENEALIVEISTFGAEIQSINSKDGRQWLWNGDEAWWSGRAPLLFPIVGGSLNDTVSINGNDYTLQRHGFTRKSEFKLVEKTETSCVFELEWTDATLSVYPFKFTLRAAYILDGAKLTNSLEVINQDDQDMPFGVGFHPAFNWPLPGASADEPHFITLENGAEPQMMRLNETSLFAEALLPSPFKDGKVQLDHSQYEDDAMVFPAGAGSKLSYGTQAGAKLHFEFENLPNLALWQKPGAPYICIEPWHGMAGVDGKGTDIMERPSTFVLQAGQSQSFQYSVLISEN; from the coding sequence ATGTCAGAACGCATCAAAATTGAAAACGAAGCGCTTATTGTTGAAATCTCGACTTTTGGAGCCGAAATTCAATCCATCAATTCCAAAGATGGACGGCAATGGCTGTGGAATGGTGATGAAGCATGGTGGAGTGGGCGCGCGCCATTATTGTTTCCAATAGTTGGTGGATCCCTCAATGACACAGTGTCTATCAATGGCAATGATTATACGCTTCAACGCCATGGTTTTACCCGCAAAAGCGAGTTTAAGCTGGTTGAGAAAACAGAGACAAGCTGTGTGTTTGAGCTTGAATGGACTGATGCCACGCTAAGCGTTTATCCGTTCAAGTTTACTTTGCGGGCAGCTTATATTCTGGATGGGGCGAAGCTGACAAATTCGCTTGAGGTTATCAATCAAGATGATCAAGACATGCCTTTTGGTGTGGGTTTCCATCCTGCATTTAACTGGCCACTGCCGGGGGCGTCCGCTGATGAACCGCATTTTATCACGCTGGAAAATGGCGCAGAGCCTCAAATGATGCGTCTCAACGAAACATCTTTGTTTGCTGAAGCGCTTTTGCCATCGCCATTTAAAGACGGGAAAGTGCAGCTTGATCATTCTCAATATGAAGATGACGCGATGGTGTTTCCGGCTGGGGCAGGTTCGAAGTTAAGCTATGGCACGCAGGCGGGTGCTAAACTGCATTTTGAATTTGAGAATTTACCAAATCTCGCGCTGTGGCAAAAGCCCGGTGCGCCTTATATTTGCATTGAGCCGTGGCATGGTATGGCGGGTGTGGATGGCAAAGGGACTGATATAATGGAGCGTCCGTCAACATTTGTTTTGCAGGCAGGACAAAGCCAGAGCTTTCAATACAGTGTACTCATTTCTGAAAATTGA